The Desulfoscipio gibsoniae DSM 7213 genome contains a region encoding:
- the argF gene encoding ornithine carbamoyltransferase, which produces MNSIQETLKGRDMLSLHDFTPQQIAFMLDFAAQLKRMQKQGEPHALLQGQTLGMIFQKSSTRTRVSFEVGMYQLGGHALFLSSNDLQLGRGESIADSGRVLGRYLDGIMIRTFAQSDVEELAEYASVPVINGLTDLLHPCQILADLLTVQEHKGRLAGLKMAYVGDGNNICHSLLYGCAKTGLHISVASPEGYLPREEIVAAARQDALETGASVTITTRPEEAVSGADVLVTDVWASMGQESEQQARMKVFAPYQINDRLAALAAPDYIFLHCLPAHRGEEVAAEIIDGPHAVVFDEAENRLHAQKAVMALLMGK; this is translated from the coding sequence ATGAACTCTATCCAGGAGACATTAAAGGGGAGGGACATGCTCTCTCTGCATGATTTCACCCCTCAGCAAATTGCCTTTATGCTTGATTTTGCTGCCCAACTAAAACGAATGCAAAAACAGGGCGAGCCCCATGCGCTGCTGCAGGGGCAGACATTGGGCATGATTTTTCAAAAGTCTTCCACCCGCACCAGGGTTAGTTTCGAGGTGGGTATGTACCAACTGGGTGGACATGCCCTGTTCTTAAGCTCAAACGACCTGCAGTTGGGGCGGGGGGAAAGTATTGCCGACTCCGGGCGGGTTTTGGGGCGCTACCTTGACGGCATCATGATCCGCACCTTTGCCCAAAGCGATGTGGAGGAGTTGGCCGAATATGCGTCCGTGCCCGTAATTAACGGTCTTACCGACCTGCTTCATCCCTGCCAGATACTGGCGGATTTGCTGACGGTGCAGGAGCATAAGGGTCGCCTGGCCGGGCTGAAAATGGCCTATGTGGGCGACGGCAACAACATTTGCCACTCGCTTCTATATGGCTGTGCCAAAACAGGCCTTCATATCAGCGTGGCTTCACCGGAGGGCTACCTGCCCCGGGAGGAGATCGTGGCGGCGGCCCGTCAGGACGCCCTGGAAACGGGCGCATCTGTCACTATAACCACCAGACCCGAGGAGGCCGTGTCGGGGGCCGATGTATTGGTCACCGATGTCTGGGCCAGCATGGGCCAGGAGAGTGAACAGCAGGCCAGGATGAAGGTGTTTGCACCTTACCAGATCAATGACCGGCTGGCGGCCTTGGCGGCACCGGATTACATATTCCTGCATTGTTTGCCCGCTCACCGGGGTGAAGAGGTGGCCGCTGAAATAATCGACGGCCCCCATGCGGTGGTGTTTGATGAGGCCGAAAACCGTCTGCATGCCCAGAAGGCCGTAATGGCGCTGCTTATGGGTAAATAA
- a CDS encoding acetylornithine transaminase yields MNTNEIMQLSDKYVMHTYGRIAMAPVRGEGALLWDAEGREYLDFVAGIAVNSLGHCHPAVVQAVQQQAARLMHVSNLYYIEPQARLAEILVENSCADRVFFCNSGAEANEGAIKLARKWAKKQYGPDRYEIITAENSFHGRTLAAITATGQPKYQKGFEPLPQGFKYVPFNDLEALAGAVGPHTCAIMLEPVQGEGGVLPAAEEYLSGVRELCDKNGLLLIFDEVQCGLGRTGKFLAYQHYGVEPDILTLAKALGGGFPMGAMLAKEQVAAAFAPGDHAATFGGNPLACAAGLAAMQTTIRGGILENCNHVGSYFKEKLHMLAGKYSFIKEVRGLGLMLGLELALPGGDIVNRCRERGLLINCANNTVLRFVPPLIITTADVDKAVEILDGVLQEQ; encoded by the coding sequence GTGAACACCAATGAAATTATGCAGTTAAGTGATAAGTATGTTATGCATACCTACGGGCGCATTGCCATGGCTCCGGTGCGGGGCGAGGGGGCGCTGCTGTGGGATGCTGAGGGTCGGGAATACCTTGATTTTGTAGCCGGTATTGCGGTTAATTCACTGGGGCACTGCCACCCGGCTGTGGTACAGGCGGTACAGCAACAGGCTGCCCGGCTGATGCACGTCAGCAATCTGTATTATATTGAGCCCCAGGCGCGACTCGCTGAGATTTTAGTGGAAAACAGCTGTGCCGACCGGGTTTTCTTTTGCAACAGCGGGGCTGAGGCCAACGAGGGGGCCATTAAGCTGGCCCGCAAATGGGCTAAAAAACAATACGGTCCTGATAGGTATGAAATCATTACCGCTGAAAATTCGTTCCACGGCCGTACCCTGGCCGCTATTACAGCCACCGGCCAACCCAAGTATCAAAAGGGCTTTGAGCCGCTGCCCCAGGGTTTTAAGTACGTTCCTTTTAACGACCTGGAGGCGCTGGCCGGGGCGGTGGGTCCCCATACCTGTGCCATCATGCTGGAACCGGTGCAGGGTGAAGGCGGTGTCCTGCCTGCTGCTGAGGAATATCTGTCCGGCGTACGGGAACTGTGCGACAAAAACGGGCTGCTGCTGATTTTTGATGAAGTGCAGTGCGGCCTGGGGCGCACCGGCAAATTCCTGGCCTATCAGCACTACGGAGTGGAACCTGATATATTAACCCTGGCCAAGGCGCTGGGCGGCGGTTTCCCTATGGGAGCCATGCTGGCCAAAGAGCAGGTGGCCGCGGCCTTTGCGCCGGGAGACCACGCTGCCACCTTCGGGGGCAACCCATTGGCCTGTGCTGCGGGTCTGGCCGCCATGCAGACTACTATAAGAGGCGGAATATTGGAAAACTGTAATCACGTTGGGTCATACTTTAAAGAAAAGCTGCACATGCTGGCCGGCAAATACAGTTTTATCAAAGAAGTGCGCGGATTGGGACTGATGCTGGGTCTGGAATTGGCCCTACCGGGCGGGGATATTGTCAACCGCTGCCGGGAGCGGGGGCTGTTGATTAACTGCGCCAATAATACCGTACTGCGTTTTGTGCCGCCGCTGATTATAACCACTGCAGACGTGGACAAGGCCGTGGAGATTTTAGACGGAGTATTGCAGGAGCAATAA
- a CDS encoding TetR/AcrR family transcriptional regulator, with protein sequence MAGRKEEIIKVATVLFSKNGYDNTSIRELAKACELSVAGLYYFFQNKEDILFNILNSSLDRLMQYVSSAINKNDSPQTNIKRIIDHGVQCVMESKMEIGLLLKESPRLNPEQQVIIKNNEREVIHLIRNEISRLNDEGSLKNFNLTFLAFSIWSIISFSHNWFNPEGQLSTKGFVTETTELFFNGVLK encoded by the coding sequence TTGGCTGGCCGTAAGGAAGAAATTATTAAAGTAGCTACTGTGCTTTTCAGTAAAAATGGTTATGATAACACTTCAATACGAGAACTTGCCAAAGCTTGTGAACTCAGTGTTGCCGGGCTTTATTATTTTTTTCAAAACAAGGAGGATATTCTTTTCAACATTCTTAACTCTTCACTAGACAGACTTATGCAATATGTGAGCTCTGCAATAAATAAAAATGATAGTCCTCAAACGAACATTAAACGAATTATCGATCATGGGGTACAATGCGTAATGGAAAGTAAAATGGAAATTGGTTTGTTGTTAAAAGAAAGCCCGCGATTAAACCCGGAACAGCAGGTAATCATTAAAAACAATGAAAGAGAGGTAATTCATTTAATAAGAAATGAAATATCCAGACTAAATGATGAAGGGAGTCTCAAAAACTTTAATCTAACTTTCTTAGCTTTTTCAATATGGTCTATTATTAGCTTTTCTCATAACTGGTTTAACCCGGAGGGTCAGCTATCAACAAAAGGATTTGTAACGGAAACAACCGAGTTATTTTTTAATGGTGTTCTTAAATAG
- a CDS encoding argininosuccinate synthase: MKKVVLAYSGGLDTSIIIPWLKENYGYEVVAMAADLGQGEELEPLHEKALKSGASKLYIEDVKREFVTDYIYPTLKAGAIYEGKYLLGTSMARPLIGKKLVEIAEQEGAEAIAHGATGKGNDQVRFELAVKALKPELKIIAPWREWDIRSRDDAIDYAEARGIPVPVTKSRPYSMDRNLWHLSHEGGALEDPGQEPPGDVLLLTVPPEKAPDEPTYVEIYFEQGIPKKVNGRELPPDELVMELNKLGGANGIGIVDMVENRLVGMKSRGVYETPGGTILFLAHRELELLTIDRITLHYKEMVASRYAELVYDGVWFSPLREALDAFVDVTQRTVTGTVRMKLYKGNCTPAGTTSPYSLYNEELATFGRDEVYTQADAAGFINLFGLPLQVRAIMERKAGLRK, from the coding sequence ATGAAAAAAGTGGTTTTAGCATATTCAGGGGGTCTGGACACATCCATTATCATACCCTGGCTGAAGGAAAACTATGGTTATGAAGTTGTTGCTATGGCTGCAGATCTGGGTCAGGGAGAGGAACTGGAGCCGCTGCATGAAAAAGCGCTAAAAAGCGGGGCCAGCAAGCTGTACATTGAGGATGTGAAGCGGGAATTCGTCACTGACTATATCTACCCCACATTAAAGGCCGGCGCCATTTATGAAGGTAAGTATCTGCTGGGCACTTCCATGGCCCGGCCGCTGATCGGCAAAAAGCTGGTGGAAATTGCCGAGCAGGAGGGGGCTGAGGCGATAGCCCACGGTGCCACCGGCAAAGGCAACGACCAGGTGCGCTTTGAGCTGGCCGTGAAGGCCTTAAAGCCCGAATTGAAAATAATTGCTCCCTGGCGGGAGTGGGATATTCGCTCCCGGGATGATGCCATTGACTATGCCGAAGCCCGGGGCATTCCCGTGCCTGTAACCAAATCCCGGCCCTACAGCATGGACCGTAATCTCTGGCACCTTTCCCACGAGGGCGGGGCCCTGGAGGACCCGGGCCAGGAGCCGCCGGGAGACGTGCTGCTGCTCACCGTGCCGCCCGAAAAGGCCCCGGACGAGCCCACTTATGTGGAAATATATTTTGAACAGGGTATTCCAAAAAAAGTCAACGGCCGGGAGCTGCCCCCCGATGAACTGGTTATGGAATTGAATAAATTGGGCGGGGCCAACGGTATCGGCATTGTGGACATGGTGGAAAACCGTTTGGTGGGTATGAAATCCCGGGGTGTCTATGAAACGCCGGGGGGTACCATACTCTTCCTTGCCCACCGGGAGCTGGAGCTGCTCACCATTGATCGCATTACCTTGCATTACAAGGAAATGGTGGCCTCCCGCTATGCCGAGCTGGTTTACGACGGGGTGTGGTTCTCTCCGCTGCGGGAGGCGCTGGACGCCTTTGTGGATGTAACCCAGCGCACGGTCACCGGTACGGTGCGCATGAAACTTTACAAAGGCAACTGCACTCCTGCCGGGACCACTTCGCCTTACTCCCTTTACAACGAAGAGCTGGCCACCTTTGGCCGGGACGAGGTATACACCCAGGCTGATGCCGCTGGATTTATCAACCTGTTCGGACTGCCTCTGCAGGTGCGGGCAATTATGGAAAGAAAAGCGGGATTGCGGAAATAG
- a CDS encoding TetR/AcrR family transcriptional regulator, giving the protein MPTPEERYAAIIDAAVQLFRKKNYHGTSMQDIAEAVGIYRGSLYHYINSKEELLFRIVERAISKFREVLSKIQMENLTATEKLHQAIYTHVQYIVKDQAGLAILLEDTKQLSEEYQEKIRDAQKQYEIILQNIIEEGIQKGEFKDLNSKVVTYTLLGMMNWTYRWYSVKGKLSSEEIAAIIEDIIINGLSKSNN; this is encoded by the coding sequence GTGCCTACACCTGAAGAACGTTATGCTGCAATTATTGATGCGGCGGTTCAACTTTTTCGCAAAAAAAATTACCATGGGACCTCAATGCAGGATATTGCAGAAGCGGTAGGAATCTATCGGGGAAGCCTTTATCATTACATTAACAGCAAAGAAGAATTACTATTTCGTATTGTAGAGCGGGCGATATCTAAATTTAGAGAAGTACTATCAAAAATTCAGATGGAGAATCTCACGGCTACCGAAAAATTACACCAGGCTATTTATACCCATGTTCAATATATAGTGAAAGACCAGGCGGGACTTGCCATCCTTCTAGAAGATACTAAACAACTGTCCGAGGAATATCAAGAAAAGATCCGTGATGCACAGAAGCAATATGAGATAATTCTACAGAATATTATCGAGGAAGGTATCCAAAAAGGAGAGTTTAAAGACTTAAATTCAAAAGTTGTCACATATACACTATTAGGTATGATGAACTGGACGTACAGGTGGTATTCGGTAAAAGGGAAATTATCCTCTGAAGAAATTGCAGCAATTATTGAAGATATAATTATAAACGGGCTTTCAAAAAGCAATAATTAA